Part of the Paenibacillus guangzhouensis genome is shown below.
CACGCCGTCACGAATTTCAACCTTGCGGAAGCCAACGCGAACGAGCATCGTCTCTGTTCCGTCATGCAGATAGAGCTCATAGAGGTAAGGTTGCTCCGCGTTCCACAGCGTTGGATGCGCGACTTCCAGTGCGAGCATCCCTTGACCGTCGATATTCGTCGTGCCGGAAGCGACGAGCGTGCCGCTTGCATCCAACAACTGCGCGGTCACCGATACGCCCCCAGTCGTCTCTACATCAATGCGCAAGGTCGCATGGGCGAAGTCGGACGCGAGATCCGTCTTCACGAATACGTCGCGAATGTGAGCCTTCTCGCGAGAGAGTAAATAGACATCCCGATAAATGCCCGAATAGCGCCATGCATCCTGGTCTTCCAGGTATGTACCGTCGCACCATTTCAAGACGAGCAAGGTCATGCGGTTCTGACCCGGTCTAACGTATGCGGACAAATCGAACTCCGCCGGTATGCGGCTGCCTTGGCTGTATCCGACGAACGCCCCGTTCACCCATAAGTAGAAGCAAGAGTTCACGCCCTCGAATACGACGTACGTCTCCTTCTGGTCCCACTGCGCCGGCAGTTGGAAATCCCTGACGTAGACCCCGGCCGGGTTCTGATCCGGAACGAAAGGAGGATCGCATGGAATCGGATAATTGACATTCGTATAATGCATCTGATCATAGCCATTCGTCTGCCAACAAGATGGCACGATGAGATCATCCATCCCGAGCACATCCGCATCCGCCGCAAAGAATTCACCCTGAACGTCTTGTACACTAGCATAATATTGAAATTTCCAGCTTCCGTTCAGCGTCTGATAGGAAGGGGAATGTCCTCGTTTCCCTTGCTTGGCGCTTGCCGCATCCGAGTAAGGAATATAGTGCGCCCGAGCAGGCATCCGATTGATTTGCAGCACATCGAGATTTTCCCAGTATTTTGTAAGCGATGTCATAAGAGCACTCCTTCGATTCGATTTGCTCTTATTATAGAGTTGAGGTACCATCAATTCATAGGAACCAAAACGGACAAAACATCGTACAAAATGGACATAAGAAGATAAGCCTAAGGAGGAACTACATGCGAACACTGCCCTTGCGTAGCAATATGCGTCGAGATATCGAATTCGATATTCCATTCTCTGTCTATACAGTCGGTACGGACGTTCAAATTCCGATTACGCGGCTAAGCGGATTCTCCGCCAAGCAAATGCTATTCACCTTCTCCGGCACGGGGCGATTCCGTAAGCTCGGACAGGACAAATGGGACATTCTAGACCCCGGCACCTGCGTATACATTCCGGAAGGCATGCCGCATGAGTATGTATCCTTAAAAGGGGAAGCTTGGCACGTGGGGTATGTCACTTTCGTGGAGAGACGCGAGGGGATGCTCGCAAGCTGGGGCTACGGCTCGTCGCTAACCTATACCCGCCTATCAGATATCGATAATATTTTCCCACTCCTGGAGCGAATCTGGGTTAACTCCGGTGCGCATGAAAATCCGTGGTTAACCACGGAGGTATTATTCACGCTCTTCCTTGAGATTAAGCGGCAGCATCAATTGTTCCAAGTCGGCGACACGCCGATGTTCCACAGCAGGCTGAATCGCTATCGAGAATCTGCCGTTGAGAGCGCCGTCCGATTCCTGCACGATCATTTGAACCGTCCGATTACAATGACACAAGTTGCAACCCATGTCGGCTATTCACAAAAACAGCTCACACGCTTATTTCGCGAGGAGCTAGGTCAGACGCCTTTGCAATATTTGCAGCAGATTCGGATGCAGACGGCATTAACATTATTAAATGAACATACGGATATGACAATTCGCCAAGCAGCGGCTTATGTCGGGATGGAGCCTACTTATTTCACAAGGCTCCATCGCCGCATGTATGGCTGCGTTCCGTCAGAGCGCTGAACTCATTTCGGAAGCCATACCCGGAATGTCGTGCGTTCGGCATCGCTGCTGACATGAATCTCGCCTTCGTGGAGATCCATGATGCTCTTCGCAATCGCAAGTCCTAGACCAGAGCCGCCCGAATACTCAGACCGGGATTTCTCCACCCGATAGAAGCGGTCGAAAATATTCGGAAGATCAATGGCCGGAATCCCTCCCCCATAATTCGTTATCTCAACGATGGCTGCTCGTTCTGTATCCCACAGGTGGATATCCACGTATTTGCCCTCCTGACCATAGTTCAGCGCATTAGAGATCAAATTCTCGAATACGCGAACGAGCTTCCTGCCATCGGCCGGGACGATTGGATGCGCGGCTTCATAGTGCTGTCTAGATTCCATCTCGGCCTGTTTGAGCTGCGGCGCGAACTGAACGACCAACTGATCGAGCATTTCGGCCAAATTGATAGGCTCTTTCTGCAGACTCATCCCCTTGTTCTGCATGCGCGTAAACTCGAACAAATCATTGATTAACTCATGCAGCCGTTTCGCTTTATCATGGACAATTTGAGTGTAGTAGCGAAGCTCCACTTCATCCCGATATTTATCGCCGTTAATCAAATTAAGATAGCCGAGAATCGAGGTCAACGGCGTACGTAAATCATGGGAGACGTTGGTGACCAGATCATTCTTGATCTTCTCCGCCATCCGTTCCTCCTCCATCGATTTCTGTGCTTGAAAGACAATATTGTTAATACTCATGGCCAGATTGCCAAGTTCATACGAATCAACAACTTCCACCTGCTTGTGGAAATTGCCCTCGGCGATATGGCGTACCTCTCCAATCATATGGTGAATTCGCATCGTGAAATATCGTTTTTTTTCATGGCGATAACAGAGAAACAAGCACCCTCCGAAAAGGATGATTAACATCGCAAGAAAGATAACTTTCCGCGGAATAAATCGCAGAACCACGTCCGCAACCCCGCGGAACACGCCTAGTTGATCATACAAGTTGTATATATATTCAGGGATCAGGTAGCTCGCGGCCATCACCACGAATATCGAACCCACGAAATATACTAAAATTCTCATCACGGACAGATTGCGCAGCACAGCCATTGGACTACTTCTCAATTTTATAACCTACTCCCCATACGGTCTGGATGAACGTCTCTCCCGGTGCAGCCGCTTCAAGCTTATCGCGAAGGTTGCTGATATGTACCATCACGGTCTTGTTCGACCCTGCCCCTAATTCATTCCATACGCGCTCGAATATTTCTTCGGAACTAAACACACGGCCCGGGTTACTCGCCAGCAAATACAAAATATCGAACTCGAGCGACGTGAGCTTCACGACCGTTCCATCCACGCTGACCGTATGGCTATCTTTATTAATTTCTAAGGATTGAATCCGAATCGAGCTGCCCTCCGCTTGTGCGGATTGTTGATAATTCGCTCGCCGCAGCAGTGCTTTCACGCGAGCCGTTAATTCGAGCGGATTAAACGGTTTAATCATATAATCGTCCGCGCCGGTCATCAGACCAAGGATCTTATCCATGTCCTCCACCTTCGCACTCAGCATCAGAATGGGAATGTTGCTCTTCTTGCGCACCTGCCTGCACACTTCCATTCCATCCATTTTTGGCATCATAATATCGAGGATCAAGAGGTGGAACGCTACACTCTCCATCTTCTTCATGGCTTCTTCGCCATCATGCGCTTTATGGATGGTGTACCCTTCATTGCGAAGGTACACCTCGATTAGCTCAGCAATCTCTTTATCGTCATCGACGATTAACACCGTTGTGCTCACACCCATTGCTCCTTTATCTCTTTTGCTTTTACTATTATGGAACGAAACGTGGGGATGTAGACCGAGTCAAACCCCATCGCGAATAGCTTCTGCGTCTCGATGAACCGGGTATCGGAATCCTGCGCACCCATAACGACCGAGATCAACCGGCGGCCATCTCTCGCCGCGGTACCGGTGAAGCAGTAGCCCGCTTTATTCGTGAAGCCTGTCTTCAATCCGTCTAATCCTTCAGCAGCTAATTCAGGGTCCTGCAGCATATGGTTCGTGCTGCGTACCCGCTCGCTGCTGAATTTCATCGTATACTCCGGCAAGCTCGTCGTCTTGAGCACTTCCGGGAAATCCTTCAGCAGCGCCTTAGCCAGCTTACCGAGGTCCTTCGCCGTCATCTGCGTCGCCTGATCACCATCCGTTAATCCGGACGCGTTAATGAAATAAGAGTTTTTCAACCCGAGTTCCAGTCCCTTTTGATTCATCTCGGCGGCAAAACGTTCCTCGTCCCCCGCGATATATTCCGCCAGCGCCACCGCCGCGTTATTCGCCGAAGGAATCAGCATCGCGACATACAGGTCACGTACGGTTACACGATCACCGGATCGCAAATCGATGCGCGCACCTTCAACGTTTGCTGCATGCTCGGTAATCGGTACTTCGTCATTCCAACTGATCTTCCCTTCATGCAGCTGCTCGAGGACCAAATACTCCGTCATCATCTTCGACATGCTTGCCGCCGGCAGCGGCGTGTCCGCATTTTTCTCGAAGATAACCTCACCTGACTTCGCATCGATGAGTAAAGCGGCTTGTGCTTCTATAGTAGGTTCAGTGATATGTTTAAGAAATAATACGGTACAAATCGCGGAAACGACGGATAATCCGGTCATTAGTCTAATCTTCATCATGTTCATGCACTCCTATCTAACAGATTACTGCTAGTATAAAGAGCGGAGTCTAAGAGAACAGAAAGAAAAGATTAAGAATTTATAAGGATTTGCATAAAGTTCTTTTTTATGGACCCTGACTTGCACACACCTCCTTATTTTAACATTTCCACGAATGGCGTATTGGGAGAATAACTGCTTTTTTGCAGTTATTTTGCGAGTACGACTACTTTCTCACCAGATTAACTGCCTTTTTGCAGTTAATTCGTATGCTCGAGCTACTTTTTCTCCACATTAACTGCCTTTTTGCAGTTATTTCGCAAGCACGCCCACTTTCTCTCCGATTTAACTGCTTTTTTGCAGTTATTTTGCGAGCGCGCCTACTTTCTCTCCGATTTAACTGCCTTTTTGCAGTTATTTCGCAAGCACGTCCACTTTCTCTCCTCATTAACTGCTTTTTTGCAGTTATTTTGCGAGCGCGCCTACTTTCCCTCCGATTTAACTGCCTTTTTGCAGTTATTTTGTTCCACATCCTTATTCCAACAAGAACAAACCCACCTTGTGGAAGGTGGGTTGCACGCATCTATGCTTGATACAACTTCTTATACAGTTGATAAATCGCAGAAGATTCCCCCCAATATGCTGAGAGGCAGCAGGAAAGAAATGAGATAAGAGGCGATTAATTTGGGCCTCAGATTCAAATCCTGAAACCGCCTAGCCAATAATGGCACGACTCCCCATGCCCTTGCTTCCTTTTTCAATCGATCACACCTTGCCTCTTTGGGAATGGTGATGCAACAGCATGTTCATCGTCGATCGGAATGACCGCTTACATTTTACACTATTATACTGATGCATCTCCTAGGGGACAAGATGATTCGGACATTTATCACGTAGGTATATCGGACTGAATGCATGACAAAAAGAGCCGACTCGAGGAGTCAGCTCTAACCATTCGAAACCATCTTCAATCGTGGATGTGACTCCTCCTGCTGAACATATACGCGAGGAACGCGAGCCGAGATGCGGCATATCAGTTCATTTGTAATCGTGCCTGCGCGCGCTGCTAGCGAGGCCAGCGTGATCGATTGACCCTGGTCTTCGCCGACGAGCACGACCGTGTCGCCAGCGGATACGCCGTCGATCTCCGTCACGTCCACCATCAGCTGATCCATGCAAATCTTGCCTACGACCGGTGCATATTGCCCGCGGATCAACACTTCTGCGCCTTGGCCGGACAAGCTGCGCGGATAGCCGTCGGCATACCCGATCGGGATCGTCGCGATACACATCTCGCGCTTTGCGGTGTAGTCTCTGCCATAGCCGATCTCCGCTCCCTTCGGCACGGATTTAACCATGGCGATAGTCGACTTCAATTGCATCGCCGGCTTCAACTGCAGATCCTGCCGGATGTCCCCTGATGGTATCCCGAACATTAGCACGCCCGGACGCACCAGATCATATTGCATGTCCGGGTAATTGACGATTCCGGCGCTATTCTGCGCATGCGTTAGCCCGATGGAATAATCCTGGAGCTCATGCAAACATGTATCGAATCGATCTACTTGCATTTGCGTATAGGCTTCATCCTCAGGGTTCAATTCATCCGCGACTGAGAAGTGGGTGAACACCCCTTGGACATGCAGGCTCGCATATGCAAATATGGCTTTTATCGCATCCATCTCGTCATACGCTAGTCCAATTCGATACATCCCTGTATCGATCTTCACATGGACGGGAAAGCGGATATTGCGTCTCTCACCGTAGCTGTTCAGTTCCGCAGCATATTCTGGCGAGAACACCGTCTGCGTGATCTGATAGGAGGCGAGTTGTTCGAATCCCTCTGGCGGCGTAGCTCCAAGAATCAAGATCTCGCCTCGGATGCCGGATTGCCGAAGGCGAATGGCTTCATCCAGATTGGATACCGCGAATCGGACCACGCCAAGTTCCGTTAACCATTGAGCCGTCCGCACTGCGCCATGCCCATATGCATTGGCTTTGACGACCGCCATGATCTTCGTCTTCTCCGGAAGAATAGAGCGAATTCGCTCCAAATTATGTGTGATGTGGTCGAGATTGATTTCGGCCCAAGCCCG
Proteins encoded:
- a CDS encoding D-alanyl-D-alanine carboxypeptidase family protein encodes the protein MMKIRLMTGLSVVSAICTVLFLKHITEPTIEAQAALLIDAKSGEVIFEKNADTPLPAASMSKMMTEYLVLEQLHEGKISWNDEVPITEHAANVEGARIDLRSGDRVTVRDLYVAMLIPSANNAAVALAEYIAGDEERFAAEMNQKGLELGLKNSYFINASGLTDGDQATQMTAKDLGKLAKALLKDFPEVLKTTSLPEYTMKFSSERVRSTNHMLQDPELAAEGLDGLKTGFTNKAGYCFTGTAARDGRRLISVVMGAQDSDTRFIETQKLFAMGFDSVYIPTFRSIIVKAKEIKEQWV
- a CDS encoding response regulator transcription factor, with protein sequence MSTTVLIVDDDKEIAELIEVYLRNEGYTIHKAHDGEEAMKKMESVAFHLLILDIMMPKMDGMEVCRQVRKKSNIPILMLSAKVEDMDKILGLMTGADDYMIKPFNPLELTARVKALLRRANYQQSAQAEGSSIRIQSLEINKDSHTVSVDGTVVKLTSLEFDILYLLASNPGRVFSSEEIFERVWNELGAGSNKTVMVHISNLRDKLEAAAPGETFIQTVWGVGYKIEK
- a CDS encoding sensor histidine kinase gives rise to the protein MRILVYFVGSIFVVMAASYLIPEYIYNLYDQLGVFRGVADVVLRFIPRKVIFLAMLIILFGGCLFLCYRHEKKRYFTMRIHHMIGEVRHIAEGNFHKQVEVVDSYELGNLAMSINNIVFQAQKSMEEERMAEKIKNDLVTNVSHDLRTPLTSILGYLNLINGDKYRDEVELRYYTQIVHDKAKRLHELINDLFEFTRMQNKGMSLQKEPINLAEMLDQLVVQFAPQLKQAEMESRQHYEAAHPIVPADGRKLVRVFENLISNALNYGQEGKYVDIHLWDTERAAIVEITNYGGGIPAIDLPNIFDRFYRVEKSRSEYSGGSGLGLAIAKSIMDLHEGEIHVSSDAERTTFRVWLPK
- a CDS encoding helix-turn-helix domain-containing protein, which encodes MRTLPLRSNMRRDIEFDIPFSVYTVGTDVQIPITRLSGFSAKQMLFTFSGTGRFRKLGQDKWDILDPGTCVYIPEGMPHEYVSLKGEAWHVGYVTFVERREGMLASWGYGSSLTYTRLSDIDNIFPLLERIWVNSGAHENPWLTTEVLFTLFLEIKRQHQLFQVGDTPMFHSRLNRYRESAVESAVRFLHDHLNRPITMTQVATHVGYSQKQLTRLFREELGQTPLQYLQQIRMQTALTLLNEHTDMTIRQAAAYVGMEPTYFTRLHRRMYGCVPSER
- the vanT gene encoding serine racemase VanT catalytic subunit, giving the protein MLQRRAWAEINLDHITHNLERIRSILPEKTKIMAVVKANAYGHGAVRTAQWLTELGVVRFAVSNLDEAIRLRQSGIRGEILILGATPPEGFEQLASYQITQTVFSPEYAAELNSYGERRNIRFPVHVKIDTGMYRIGLAYDEMDAIKAIFAYASLHVQGVFTHFSVADELNPEDEAYTQMQVDRFDTCLHELQDYSIGLTHAQNSAGIVNYPDMQYDLVRPGVLMFGIPSGDIRQDLQLKPAMQLKSTIAMVKSVPKGAEIGYGRDYTAKREMCIATIPIGYADGYPRSLSGQGAEVLIRGQYAPVVGKICMDQLMVDVTEIDGVSAGDTVVLVGEDQGQSITLASLAARAGTITNELICRISARVPRVYVQQEESHPRLKMVSNG